The Lolium rigidum isolate FL_2022 chromosome 1, APGP_CSIRO_Lrig_0.1, whole genome shotgun sequence region gcattacgacaaagtacatagaccgccatccaaccgcatctatgcctaaaaagtccaccttcgaggttatcatccgaacccctccggtattaagttgctaaacaacggacaattgcattaagtatggtgcgtaatgtaatcaacaactacatcctcggacatagcgccaatgttttatccctagtggcaacagcacaacacaaccttagaactttctgtcactcgtcccggtgtcaatgcaggcatgaacccactatcgagcataagtactccctcttggagttaaaagtaaaaacttggccagagcctctactagtaacggagagcatgcaagatcataaacaacacatgtataataacttgataattaacatgacatagtattctctatccatcggatcccgacaaacacaacatatagaattacagatagatgatcttgatcatgttaggcagctcacaagatccgacaatgatagcacaatggggagaagacaaccatctagctactgctatggacccatagtccaggggtagactactcactcatcactccggaggcgaccatggcggcgtagagtcctccgggagatgattcccctctccggcagggtgccggaggcgatctccctggatcccccgagatgggatcggcggcgacggcgtctcggcaaggttttccgtatcgtggctctcggtactcgggggtttcgtcacggaggctttaagtaggcggaagggcaagtcaagaggcggcacgggggcccagaccataggccggcgcggccaggggtggggccgcgccgcctagggtttggccaccccgtggcccctcttcgtctcgtcttcggacttctggaagcttcgtggaaaaataggcccatgggctttgatttcgtccaatttcgagaatatttcgttactaggatttctgaaaccaaaaacagcagaaaacagcaactggcacttcggcatcttgttaataggttagttccagaaaatgcacgaatatgacataaagtgtgcataaaacatgtatgtatcatcaataatatggcatagaacataagaaattatcgatacgtcggagacgtatcaagcatccccaagcttagttctgctcgtcccgagcaggtaaaacgataacaaagataatttctgaagtgatatgccatcataaccttgatcatactatttgtaaacatatgtagtggatgcagcgatcataacaatggtgatgacatgagtaaacaggtgaatcataaagcaaagacttttcatgaatagtacttcaagacaagcattaataagtcttgcataagagttaactcataaagcaataaatcaaagtaaaggtattgaagcaacacaaaggaagattaagtttcagcggttgctttcaacttgtaacatgtatatctcatggacaatggccaacatagagtagtataacaagtacaatatgcaagtatgtaggaatcaatgcacggttcacacaagtgtttgcttcttgaggtggagagaaataggtgaactgactcaacataaaagtaaagagaatggtccttcaaagaggaaagcatcgattgctatatttgtgctagagcttttattttgaaaacatgaaacaattttgtcaacggtagtaatagagcatatgagttatgaaagttatatcttacaagttgcaagtctcatgcatagtatgctaatagtgcccgcaccttgtcctaattaacttggactaccggatctttgcaatgcacatgttttgaccaagtgtcacaatggggtacctccatgccgcactgtacaaaggtctaaggagaaagctcgcattttggatttctcgcttttgattattctcaacttagacatccataccgggacaacatggacaacagataatggactcctcttttatgcataagcatgtggcaacaattattattctcatatgagattgaggatatgtgtccaaaccgaaacttccaccatgaatcatggcNNNNNNNNNNNNNNNNNNNNNNNNNNNNNNNNNNNNNNNNNNNNNNNNNNNNNNNNNNNNNNNNNNNNNNNNNNNNNNNNNNNNNNNNNNNNNNNNNNNNAATCATTGTATCCCGCTGAATTCAAGAAATGACGTGTCTCTCTGATAGTGCACAAAGTGAACATCTATGTCAGATTAGTGAAGGGACTGTCTGAATTACACGTCCAACATTTGCCTCTTCCTCCCGAATATCGAATTGCCGATgatgaaataaaaatacaaaCCAAGCATTAGCCCCCACCTAATTTGCTCTACATGCGTACATAGTTCAGAAATGCCGGCCCTTGTACATTCTCATTGTACAAATGGTATAAGAAAATACTCTGCATAGAATAGCTGCGTTCAAAAAAAAAGTGTAAATAAGCATTAGAGATACATAGCAAAAGTCATGGCTGACAGAAGGCACAATATAAGCCAGCAACTTCATTAATTACCTTCCAAATGAACATGTAAAATGATGTGACACGCGCTTGGTTCTCAACTTCAAAGTGCCGTGCCCTCTGCCAAAGCGTGAAAGCAAGCAGGCCATGGCCGGATACCTAGATGATGAATGCATTGCACATGTGCAACAAAATGATAATATTTACTTATTACTTTTTTGTATTTCTCTCTTATTTTGGAAAACTTTGAGAATGGATGGCTCACAGTGATGATCTTCTGAAAGAGATTTGTGGATGAAGCCCCTACCAGAGTGGCAGCCCCATAGGCTGTCAACAGTATGCTTATACATAGTTGATATACCTAGAGCAGAAAAAACGAGATCAAATTTGCACTAATTTACACTGATATTTGTTTTTCTTGAAAACCAAGTCAGTGAAAGGTAGAAGCAGTGTTTTTCTTTTATGGTTGAAGATGTATGTTCTTACTCTGTGAGGGCCCAATTTCACACTCAAGGATTGGATGCCAAAATCCCGGTCTCCATCAATATCAGGAATATCCTGAAAGCTCAGAATATTAGTAACAATAATTTTGAGGATAACAAAACATAAATTAATTGGATTTTAACTACCTTGAATAGAGCTATGACTGCAGAGAAGCAGCACATGAAAAATGTTGCAAAGACAAGTGATTTTGTTGGTGCCAAGGGCCTCATCAGAACATGATGCTGTAAATGAACCATCAAACGTTAACCCAAGAAAGCCAAATCAGTAAGGATTGGCAGTGCCATGAAGATGTGGACTGCGCTGAgtacctgcatgtgtgcaaagaatGCTAACTGGACCAGTATAGCCCTCACAAACAGGATACATGATGCAGCAAGGAACGCGTGCCGTTTCCACCGGAGAAATGGAGCCTGGAAAATATTTAATATGAAAAAAAATGCTCATAACTTGATGCTTGATGAAATCATGGAACTTTGGAATTTAAGTGCTACTTACCTCAATTGAGTATGCACTTCCAAGGATGAAGCTGACAATTAATGCGCACATCAATGGCGCCGATCCAGAATGTATTCCGATGCTAAAGCTCTGAAAATAAAATTTACAATATATAATGTATCTAGACCCAAAGCCTGTGCTTTTCTCACACTAGAATGACCTGCTATTTTTCTTGTTGTGCTGAACATAATATACCATGATCAAGAATATGAGTACTAAGAATGCAGCGGTTGTTATGGAAAATTCCCCAGCCGCCAATGGAAGGCCTGGCTTGTTGACCTCCAGAACAAAGTATAATTTAGTCAGTGTAATTCCATGTTAACACACGAATAACAGTGTTGTCAAACTGCAAGAGAGAAAAAAATACTACCTTATCAATCTGAATGTCAAATATCTGATTCAGTCCTACCACATATATGTTCATACATAAAGCCGCTGCCAAAGCCTGCAAATGAAAGAAAAATTTCCGCACTTTTCTAAAACTAAAGGTGTAATTAGATTGTAATTCGACAAACCGTTATGTATATTGCTAGAGCATACATAGTACTCATTAGATATTAAGAATTTACAATACCTCAAGATATCCTCGTAGTACCGTCATGGTAAAATCATCTAGGCCCTTCATTGGCAGAAGAGACACTGAAGTTATACCTATTATCTGAAAATGCATGATCCACAAAAAAACAACGCATCAGTCGGTATGCATCCCAAACTACACATGTAAATTTCAATCAGTGATGCCAGAGCTCACAGTGCCATAGATTGTGTGTGGCCTGCAAAACTGTTGGAAAGCGAGCAATTTCTTTGAAACTTCTCCACGGATTTCCTCAAACCTATTCGCGTCGAGATGATGCTGATCACGAGCAACCTCGCTGCATCCAACTTGGAAGTCTGGATGATCATCTGCACACTGCCTCCTTCTGATTCTTCTAGGGCTAGTAGCTTGAGAAGTGGCACTGAATCTATGCCTGGCAGTAGTAGCACTGCTGTTTGCAAACAAACCAACATAAATAAGAACGATGCAGATAAACCGGATATCGAAGACGATTTACTTGCCTTTGAGATTGGGCTGCAAAAGCTTCCACTGCAAATCTGCCTGTAATTTGCAAAATCAAAGGCACAACAGTTTGTCAAATTCAGTCATATATATGATTGATTTGGAGAAAATGTAGACTTCATAACATGTACTATTTGAGGAAGAAATTACACACATTTCAAGCAATGTACCTCCACATATTGTTACTTTGTTGTAACGAACTCGAATTGAAAACAAGGCATATTCCAGCTCTTCTACATAAAAAAATTGCAGTTCTATATACAGTACTATATATGTACTACTCCCAAAAAAGACAAGGCACGTTTTTCTTTTCTCAGTTGTGCAATCCCTGAATCTATATTCCATCCTGGAACGAGAATTACGCCATCTGGCTCCGTTCAGAGTCTCAATTCCCCCCCTTATTTTTCAGTTCTGCATTTCCTGTCTTGAAATGCTGATTTGTAGTTTTGTACCCAGTGAAAATACAACAACAACATGGAAATCACCAAGAAACAGATCAAACGCGTAAAATATACCTGGGCAGGAAAATCTCGTCGCTCCCAACTGAGCCCTACATCTGGGCGCTCTCCTATCTGCATCACACCAGACGTACGAAACGACGGCAAATGAAAACCCCCCGATTCAATTCAAATCTAATCTAATCGAACGCAACAATCAATCAAGAGAGGTAGTTCTGATCGAAGAAACGTGATTTACCTGTTAACAgctgcgccgccggcgccgccacggTGGCCTCCATCTTCGTGGTCGCCGGCCGGCGACCTAAACGAGAAGCCGGGAGGACGGAGGAGGAGATGGCATCGATCATCGGTGGGGAAGTAGACGACGACGAGGGTGGGGTTTAGATGGGTTTCTTGCTGATTAATTGCATGGCGTGCGTGATCCAGCCGCATGCCGATGTATGATGTGCGCTAGCTGGTGACAGATGACGCAGGAGTGTGGACGACGGACAGGCAGTGTGACGCGCTGCGACTACGAGCGGCAATCTGACTTGCCAAAACTGAGACGTGCCAGGGGTGACTATGCTCATGGGCCTACTCTTGGAGTATTTCGTGTACCGCTCTTCTCTTGGAGCCATGTTAGCCACCGCCATCAAGGCATCACCTATGTGCACACATCTTGCTCTGACCATCTACGGCGTATCGCTCCCGGCATCGACAGTGCACGAGGATGTGTCAGTGTAACTGTGTGAGCCAGAGTATTTCCATcctagcatcgaggcaagaggttTTTGGTCTTGGCCGGAAATTCGCAGGTCTACCTCTAGCCGAAAACTTTAGGGTCTAACACATTTTTTGGCAACTCCGCTGGAGACGAAGCATTGTACGGTCTCTAGTCCATTCTTGATACAAGGAAAACATCACCAAGAAGGCTTCAATCTAGAACAATAAGATGGATGATCGATTCTCTTACCTAGATGCAAATAGCCCCTTCGTTGGTGCGGTCGGTCAGACTATGACGATTAGCTCTAGTTATCTTCCATATACCGATTTCCTGGAGAATCTGCCTGCCAACCCTGTCAAGGAGGTTCGTCACTTTGACCTGTTTTACAACCCCATAATACTTTTGTCTGTATTACACAAAATTATTAACCTCTTATGAATTTCTCTGCAGATGTGCAAGATCATTGACGCTTTCCCCGCGGGAGCAGACGTCGTTGACAAGGCCTTCGCAGCAGCGAGCCTGTACTACAATTACATGGGTGACCAGAAGTGCTTCAAGGTGGAGGGTGAGGATGACCCCCATGGCCTCAGCGGCTGGGTCTGGCAGGTAGAGAAACCTGACAGGCAGTGTGATGTACTGATATTCACTGAAACTCTGAcaatatcatatatgtgtttccTGAAACGAATTGTGTGTAGGCCTGCACCGAGATGATCATGCCGATGAACGTGTCAAGCGAGAGCATGTTCCCACCATCCGGCTTCAGTTACGAGGAGGGGTCCGAGGAATGTGTCGAGAGCTACGGAGTTCGGCCGAGGGATCACTGGATCACTACCGAGTATGGTGGCACGGTAAGTATTCTTTGGGATTTATTATACTGATGATGAGATATGAACCGTCAGTACCAACAATTGTTGGGCTGCAGTCTGCAAGTGCTCACCTGGTACTGTGCTACCGTTGGCAGAAAATTTATCAAGTTCTCAAGAGGTTTGGGAgcaacatcatcttctccaacgGGATGCGCGACCCGTGGAGTCGAGGCGGATAAGATTAGAAGAATTACCATCTCAATTATTCATGTTGATGAAAGTAGTTTCAGTCATTCAGATAAGACGTTAACTACAGTAAACATTTATAATCATTTCTTTCAAATTACTATCAGGGTTCTCAAGAACATATCATCCAGCATCATTGCTCTCGTCACAGAGGAAGGTAAACAGTTTCACAATATGGAGAGCAAAAATATTCTAGAACTGGCTTACTCATGGTTTACTTCTTGTGATGGTGGTGTCCAGGGGCTCATCATCTGGACTTCAGGTCTGCAACCAAGGAGGATCCAGACTGGGTGGTAGAACAAAGGAGGCAAGAAGTTGAGATTATACAGGGGTGGATAGATCAGTATAACCAGGACACTGCGGAGATGTCGCAGTAAGAAGGCAGTATTTGTTTTAAACAGTCCCATGGAAAGAAATATTTGGCTCcatacaaaatacaaaaaattcctGTGATTTACAGGGTGATAGACAAAGAAAATTAACATTAGTGCAGCTGCAAATTCAGTAGCTTCGGTCAcccaacatcagaaattataaaacttgaaCAGTCACTTTTGAGACTGATGTGCCTATATATGATGTGCGGGTGCAATGCTGGCCATGTTTTTATTTGCAGGGGGATCTCAGGAATAGAGGCAGCAATACATCATTGCACTGATAACAAGTACATGAAAATGGTTCCACATGACATAACATAAACTTATTTCCATTCTAGAATATGGAAGTCTTAGTACAACCGGGGCTCTGCATCTACGATGCGTATAGCCAATTATTCCACACGTCCTCTTCAATGTTGGCAACATAAAGTTATTTTATGATCCTTCAAACACAAGGACTAATTTAAAACAAATCTGAAGTAAAGTAGAAGCCCACACCCTGCTTCTAACTACCTACTACAATTCGGCGTTTTTTCGCACAACTCCGCAGATACAATGTGCAAGAACCATGGGCTGATGATCAGCATCTGGCCTGCACAAAATGCGGAGACATCTCTGGCGCAGGTGGGGCGAACAAAGGGACTAATATTCTTCACCAAACAGCATCTGGATTGAAATCCTGCAGCAAGAAAAGAAGTTCAGATTCAGATACACCTGACATGCTTAGCAAATTCATATGCAGAGCCTGAAAAGTAGGCAGAGTGAATGAGAAAAGTTGTTACCTGACTAGCCATGCTGGCAAAAATATCCTCCAGGAAGTTAGAAGTGCTGTAAGTTGGCTGATGATCAGAAGCTTGCCACCCAGCTGGATCATCTTGCACAGGTAGAATGCCAGATGCACCCTCCCCTCCATTAAGCATCTGAGTCTGCGGCGCGACAGAGCTGCCCAGATGGCCAGGCAATGCAGAGCTGCTGCTTCCACCACCATTAACCATCTGAGCCGGCGGCACAACAGAGCTGTCCAGATGGCCAGGCAATGCGGAGCTGCTGCTTCCACCACCATTAGCCAtctgagccggcggcgcgacaggGTTGCCCACCTGAAGGTTAAGCCATGGAGAGCTGGTGCTTCCCCCATTGACCATCATCTGATTCATTGGTGAGAAGTTGGCATTGGTCATCTCCACTGGCGCTGCGTTGCTTGCCATGTTGAATAATGGCGTCATCTGCTCACTGTAGATACCCACTgatgtggtgttgttgatgttgGTCCCTGCCATCTGATTCTGCTGCTCATTCTGAAACACGGCCATCTCGCTAGATGAGGGTGCAAATATTGTCTGGTTGATCTGGGGGAGGTTGACGTTCACCTGTGATGATGGGAGGAGAGGTGCTCCAACCATAGAACCAGCAAAACTTGATGGCGCCACATTATTCTGCCATGGATTGCTACAGTTCCCAGCAAGGTACGGGAGCTGGGTGTCGCCATGCGTGCCCATCGCAGAAGGTGCCATGCCCATCGGACCGGAGAAATGGCCGATCTGTTCTTGAGGTTGCACCGGGAACTGGTTTGCAGGTTCTAACTGCCCACCATTTGGCATTTCTGCTGCGGCGGAGTAGGTGCCAGGATGGGAGGAAGGCACCACGCTTGTGTTCACCTCCATCAGTTTCTCGACGCAGGACGCTGTCGTAGGCTTTGCCGTAACGGAAATGGATACGAGGAAATGCATCCTGCATTGGCTGATCTGATGTGTCCGCGAACAGGCCGACAGGAGGACCCGAAGCGTGGCGGCTTCCTCGTGTCAGTGcatgaggccaccattgccgaCCGTGCCCATGGCCCAGTTCCTGGGCTGAATAGACAGACCGTGAGGTCCTAATATTGATGGAGGAGCTGCGTTGAGATTGTGAGAACCACAGGGACAAAGGGCTGATGACGGCAGGACTCCATGGTGACACATGCCCATGTACGAGGCATTTCGCCCGCTTTCAAACGAATCACCCATATGATTAGGCTTCATGGGGTCATCGGTGACCCTCTTCAGAAACAAGCGATATTTCTGAAATGACAATATATATGAAAGAACATATATGAGATTCATGCTCATAGGAAAGAAATGGAAGGCATGTGCGAAGCAAAAAAGATATGATGGTGTTACATTGTTTCAAAAGCCCTAGACAATGTTGGGGGCTGGGGGCATGCAACATATCAGATATATCTCACATTTTCACAAAGGAAGCATTTTTTTTCTTACACACATCTAAAAGATGCATGAATGCATCACTAAAGATTGGACTAATAAACGTTTTTTTAGCCTAGAAATAATATGAACAGAAGCATATTAGTGAAGCATAAGGATATACAGAAGTTAAACCTGTAGGTGGCTTGCAACGTTCTCCCTACTAAGGTTATGGACATTCATCATTTGTAGTATCGTCTTTGGAACCGCCCCTGCATTTAGGTAATCATAACATTTAattaaaaaaaacccaagaaccgTAAACAAATTTTTTTGGTGAATAAGCAatgaaaaaaaattgtgagatctTACTGTCGATGCCGAGTCGGTAGACAACTTCCAGGAACCTGTTGTGCAGCTCACCGGTCCATGACACCCTTGGTTTCTTCCAGGTGTTCCGCCTTCTTCCTCTGTTGTCATCATCGAGCCTTCTCCATCATTTCTCTTCTTCTTTGAGCACTTCTTTCTCTTTGCGCCACCCTTACCAATCACTGGTCGTGCCACCCTCTGATCAGCATCATCACTGTCACTGCTGTTGTGGATCACAGCGACGTGGTTTTTCCTTACAACATGCTGCCATATGTTTCTGATCTCCTTGATATCCGCGGGTTTCACAATATAGTCACATGCCCCATGCTTTATCCCCTTGTACATTGTTGCCTTTTCTCCATTCACAGATAGCACTGCATGACATATGGCCCGAAATTTAGCTTTGGACTTTGGAAATTTTAAAACTATAAAACTTGAAATTAAATTATCCTAATGGTTCCAGATCAGATATTTGAGTTTAATATTTGTAATGACCACGGAATTGGGGAAGCAAATATGTTACACATGATGGGAAAAACTGCATCACAACAACGGTCAGTTTTATGCATGCTTCAAAGAAAAATAAATGGGGTAAAGTTTACATACCCAACAGAAAGAATCAGAAATAAGGGGCAAAGAAGTAACCATAACACAATGCATATATAGAAACCATCACACCATGTTCATAACTTCTAATTATTGATGACGATCAAGTACTGGTATTGACCACCTTTTTTCCCCCTAGCCTACTAGGTAGTAGCTATCATCCCAAGCAATTTTCTTATTCATGTAAAGCGGTCATCTAAAATTTCAGGTTTTGTATGATTAACTGCATGGCATACAGTTTGATTATTAAAACTTAGACAAATAAATATGTGTTTTAGTTAAATTTTCTTTAAAATTGATGGAACTGCAAATTTATATGTCATATCCACATGGTAGATCCAGTCAATACATCTACATAAAAGTGGTACTCCTACTTTATATGTTATTCTCAGAGTAAATAGGTTTAAAGACCATCAACTTGTGTCACGTGAGGTATAAAAACTGTCTCTTTTTTAAGCATGAATGTAAACTTAGTTGAAGCGGAGACTTTAACAATTAATTATTGGAAGATCCATCATTAGTCCAACTGATACCACATGTATCTATTTATTTCGATTTTTGTACGTATGATATAAAATTGCATAGTTCATGGATTAGGTATAAGATTAAGACAAGCAAATTATCTAGAATTACATATCTTGTACCACACAACCACATGAACCGGTACCCCCTCCCCCACGTAACTCATGTGTCGCTTCACCTCCGCTCTACTAGCCGTCGGATCTGACTAGTGCACGGTTAGATGGGACCAAATTGGTTCGGGCTAAAATTGGATTCTTTTCAAAAGACTGGGATCCTAATCTTGTTCGGGAGGCTCCTCATATCAGCTGCCACCTCCTGTACTCCTAACACTAACCATTATCGCCAACTCCTCGCCTGTCGACTGTCATGTCTTCTACCACCCCACCCTCATGAACCACCACTATAGCCGGTCCCGCCACCATCTAACCCATGTGCCAATCGACCTCTGCTTGGTTCCCCGTTAGCCATCCGAGCTACAAGACGAATGGTTAGATGGGACTGTATTGCTATATGCCGATAAAGATGATGCATTAGATGGGACCGCACTGCTCCGTCGATAAACACGATGCTTTCGTTTGATAATAAGTTAATAAAATGTTGAGGTTGGGGTTATGTCCCCATTTCGGGAAAAAAATCGTTTGATTTTCCCTACCAAAACTAGGGGGTGTGTGTGTGCAACAACACATATACACACGTGCTTCTATACCACTCAATGCATGTACTAGTACCATATATGGAAATATTGCCAAACCCATGCGCGAGGACTATAAACGTTCTTAATTACCGTGAGCTAGCAATATCAACCGAGACAGGAAATAAAAAGTAAAACACTCGCTGGCAAAGCTGGACAGTGCAAGAGAGAGATTAATTATACTGATGACTGGCAGATCCATCTCGAGACCGATGAGCTcgaggagctggaagccgtccatGTCCGGCATGTGCACGTCAGTGATCACCAGGTCGAAGTGATCCTCCCCTTTCTCCCTCAGCAGCTTCAGCGCCGTCCTTCCGTCCCTCACCCCCGTTGCTGCATCAAACCCAAGGAAACAAGCATGGCAAGGATTACTCCTATCTTCGACTGGTTCTAATGGGTTAAGGcaaaaggagaggaggaggcagaTCGAGAGCGCTCACGCTTGTATTTGCACTCGCGCAGAACGGCCTCCAGGACCCTGAGGCAGACgcggtcgtcgtcgacggcgagcacgCGCAGCCCCTCCGGGAAGTtgtcctcctccaccgctgccggTTCCTTTCCATGCCTTCGGTCACCGCTGGCCATGCCTTCCAGTCTAACAAACATAATATACAATGAAACAACACCCATAATCAATCAAACACATAAAAGGAAACAACACCCAAGATCCCGGAGAAACCCAAAGAACAGCACACCTTTTCCAACCTTCCTCTAATGGCTGCCTCGTTGCAGGAAGAACAGTCTACTGGAGAGAAAGCGGAGAGCACAGTTGGATGGTCTGCAGGACGTGCGGGGAGCGCAATTTATAGGGCCGGGTGCTCTGGGGAATCGCGCTGGGACTGCGGTCCCCAAGAGGGAAGGCGCACGCTCGCGCGCCCCGTGCCGCCGCCAATCTTCTACTCCTTAATTTCTAATTTGTAGCGTTACAATTCAACATCTGGTGTCCGTTTGCGTTAGGGGCACCGAAACCTTGGGCACGGCTGCTGGTTTCTCGCATCAAACCAAAAATTGGGAGCGGCAGTGAGATCACCCGCGCGCTGCAACGGATGGCtcctggttttttttttttttttttgaggaagaaCGGAGGGCTCCTGTTCGTTCATGGCAAAGACGGTCAGACCTTCCTCCAATCTACCATCATCAATGCGGGATGAGTGGGCCTAATTAAATTACACCTACCTTTTTTGTTTTACGTTTCTGGGTCTTTTGGTAAGGCTTGCCCCTTCGTTTTTTTTAGCTAGTGTTTAGGAGGCATGAGATCAATAGTGCTAAGAGCCTAAGACTTACGCCCTTTTGGTTGGCACAAATAATTTCACCTACCGTGAATGTAGGCCATATTTGCTCCACCTGACCTCCACGTCATTGCGTAAGTGCTTCCCTGTAAAAAACCATCCGTAGAAAATTGCCAAGTCAACAGTAAAGTTCATAAGCTTATGAAACAAATGTTTGGTAGAAAATTTCTTCCCAAATCAAAGATAATGGACGTGTCCATACCTTCAGGCCAAGCAAGATGCAACGAACAGTTGGAACCCATTATGTTTTAGTTCTGACTAATTGACTGCCGGGAGTATTGCCAGGACATAAGCTAAAATGAAGAGATATATTGTCTTAATTCCCAAGTTGGTTTTTCGGGTGAATCAGATAAATTGTATTGGTAAATGATCAATCCAATCTTTCTTAAGTAAACGGTATGTGCCACGGCATACCCGGTGATATAAATGATTGCATGAAGTCAATGTAGCGCATGAAAAATGAGAAACGACAAAAACTCCGTACGGAGTGAAACACCACTAGAAAATGCGAGGTTGCTCCAGACGGCATATGTTCTCGGTTGGTACCTTGTTTTCATTGGTTCAGAATATGGCGGGTCCATAGGATTCATATGACATTTTAATAACACAGTGCCAAATACTGAATATACGTTGTACGGCCAAAatctcgagagagagagagagagaccttgAGTTTGTTTTATACTTTCTCTCCCCATGTTTATCTTGCAGCGGCGGCCCAACCTAGACCAAGCAGCAGCACGAACTGATGTGATGCATGGTGAG contains the following coding sequences:
- the LOC124684559 gene encoding homogentisate geranylgeranyltransferase-like, producing the protein MEATVAAPAAQLLTDRRAPRCRAQLGATRFSCPGRFAVEAFAAQSQSSATTARHRFSATSQATSPRRIRRRQCADDHPDFQVGCSEVARDQHHLDANRFEEIRGEVSKKLLAFQQFCRPHTIYGTIIGITSVSLLPMKGLDDFTMTVLRGYLEALAAALCMNIYVVGLNQIFDIQIDKVNKPGLPLAAGEFSITTAAFLVLIFLIMSFSIGIHSGSAPLMCALIVSFILGSAYSIEAPFLRWKRHAFLAASCILFVRAILVQLAFFAHMQHHVLMRPLAPTKSLVFATFFMCCFSAVIALFKDIPDIDGDRDFGIQSLSVKLGPHRVYQLCISILLTAYGAATLVGASSTNLFQKIITVSGHGLLAFTLWQRARHFEVENQARVTSFYMFIWKLFYAEYFLIPFVQ
- the LOC124664677 gene encoding lysosomal Pro-X carboxypeptidase-like produces the protein MTISSSYLPYTDFLENLPANPVKEMCKIIDAFPAGADVVDKAFAAASLYYNYMGDQKCFKVEGEDDPHGLSGWVWQACTEMIMPMNVSSESMFPPSGFSYEEGSEECVESYGVRPRDHWITTEYGGTKIYQVLKRFGSNIIFSNGMRDPWSRGGVLKNISSSIIALVTEEGAHHLDFRSATKEDPDWVVEQRRQEVEIIQGWIDQYNQDTAEMSQ
- the LOC124701412 gene encoding uncharacterized protein LOC124701412, with the protein product MEVNTSVVPSSHPGTYSAAAEMPNGGQLEPANQFPVQPQEQIGHFSGPMGMAPSAMGTHGDTQLPYLAGNCSNPWQNNVAPSSFAGSMVGAPLLPSSQVNVNLPQINQTIFAPSSSEMAVFQNEQQNQMAGTNINNTTSVGIYSEQMTPLFNMASNAAPVEMTNANFSPMNQMMVNGGSTSSPWLNLQVGNPVAPPAQMANGGGSSSSALPGHLDSSVVPPAQMVNGGGSSSSALPGHLGSSVAPQTQMLNGGEGASGILPVQDDPAGWQASDHQPTYSTSNFLEDIFASMASQDFNPDAVW